CAGACGTTCCGCGCGAACTCGATGACGGCGCACTGCATCCCGAGGCAGATGCCGAAGAAGGGGACCTTCGTCTCCCGGGCATAGCGGATGGCGCGGAGCATCCCCTCGATGCCGCGGCGGCCGAAGCCGCCCGGGACGAGGATGGCGTCGGCCTGGGAGAGCGTCTCGGGGTAGCCGGTCGTCTCGAGGTCCTCGGAGTCGACGTACTCGAGCCGGACCTTGACGTTGTTGGCGATGCCGCCGTGGTGGAGCGCCTCGTTGAGCGACTTGTACGAGTCGCCGAGCGCGACGTACTTGCCGACGATCGCGATCGTCACCTCGCCGGCGGGGTTCTTCCAGCGGTTGACGATCTGGTCCCAGCGCGTGAGGTCGCGCTCGGAGTGGGGGAGCGAGAGGTAGTCGAGGACGATCTGGTCGAGCCCCTCGCGGGCGAAGGCGAGCGGGCACTCGTAGATCGTCGCGACGTCGCGCGCCGTGATGACCGCGGGCTCGTCGACGTTGCAGAAGAGGGCAATCTTCTTCTTCATCTCCTCCGGGATCGCGCGGTCCGCGCGGCAGAGGAGGATGTCGGGCTTGATGCCGATGGAGAGGAGCTCCTTGACGGAGTGCTGGGTCGGCTTCGTCTTCAGCTCGTCGGAGGCGGCGATGTAGGGGACGAGCGTGACGTGGATGTTGAGCGCGTTGCCGCGGCCGACGTCCTTGCGGAACTGGCGGATCGCCTCGAGGAACGGGAGCGACTCGATGTCGCCGACGGTGCCCCCGATCTCGACGATGACGACGTCGTTGTCGGCCGAGACGCGGCGGATGCAGTCCTTGATCTCGTCGGTGACGTGGGGGATGACCTGGACGGTCTTGCCGAGGTAGTCGCCGCGCCGCTCCTTCTCGATGACGGTCTGGTAGATCTTCCCGGCCGTGATGCTGTTCGCCTTGCCCGTGACGGCGGAGGTGAAGCGCTCGTAGTGCCCGAGGTCGAGGTCGGTCTCGGCGCCGTCGTCGGTGACGAAGACCTCGCCGTGCTGGAACGGCGACATCGTCCCCGGGTCGACGTTGAGGTAGGGGTCGAGCTTCTGGAGGGTGACCTTGAAGCCTCGGGCCTCGAGGAGGGCCGCAAGCGACGCCCCCGCGATCCCCTTCCCCAGGCCAGACACGACCCCTCCCGTGATGAAAACGTACTTCGTGCTCATCGCTCCCCTCCCTCCGCTCCCGCCAGGACCGTTCGGGCGGCTCCGCCCGCCACCGCTTCGTTCTCCAGGAACCGTTCCACCGCCTCCGCGTCGGCCGGCGTATCGACCCCGATCGAGTCGCCGACGGCGGGGAGGACGGCCATGACGAGCCCGGCGGCCAGCGCGCGGAGCTGCTCGAGGCTCTCCGCCCTCTCGAGAGGGTGGGGAGGGAGGCTCGTCCAGGTGTCGAGGGCTTCCCGGCGGTAGCCGTAGAGCCCCAGGTGCTTCCAGGTCGGCAGCCCGGGCTCCGCGTTCCGCCGGAACGGGATGGGGCTCCTCGAGAAGTAGAGCGCCCTGCCGTCGTCGCCCCTGACGACCTTGACGACGTTCGGGTCGGCGATGACAGCGGGGTCGTCGATCGGCCTGGCGACGGTTGCGAGCGGGACCTCCGGGTGGTCCAGGAGGTACTCGATGACCCGGTCGATGTTCTCCGGCTCCATCAGCGGCTCGTCGCCCTGGACGTTCACGACGATCGTGGCGTCCGTCCCCGCTACGGCAGCCCTCACCCTGTCGGTCCCCGAAGGCAGATCGGACGGGGTCATCACCGCCGTCCCCCCGGCTTCCCTCACGGCGGCCGCTATCCGCTCGTCGTCCGTGGCGACCAGCACGGCGTGGGCCCGGCGCGACTTCAGGGCCTGGCGCAGGACTCGCACGACGAGGGGCACTCCGGCGATGGGGTGGAGGGGCTTTCCGGGGAAGCGCTGAGCGCCCATCCGCGAAGGGATCACCACGACCGCGCGTTCAGGGTGGGGCACGTCGAATGGTAACCCATGCTCTCGGGTCGCCGGTTACCATCCTTCGGGTGAGCGGGCAGGCGACCGGGGCGAGCCCGAAACGAGTCCTGTCGAGACCCGGTGGCCGGGCGTCGGCGGTCCTCGTGTCGATCGCGATACTGGGAGCCGTCGCGCAGGGCGCGTGGCGCCTCGCGAAGGATCCGCTCCGCCCGGCCCGCTGGATCGGACTCTGGACGGCCGCTGCCAGGGCCCTGCCGGTGGAGGTTGCCTTCGCCGCCCACCTCGACCTGCCGGACGCGATGCCCCGTCCGGTCCTCGAAGCCGAAGGGGACCGGGAGTGGGAAGTCGCGCTCGACGGACGGAATCTGGCGAAGGGGTCCGGGAGCGGACCGCGCAGGTTCGAGCTCCCGGGGCCGATCCCACCGGGACGTCACCTGCTGGTCGCCGTCGTCCGGCACCCCACCGGCGTCGCTTCGATCCGCCTGCGGCTGCGCGACGCTTCCGGAAAAGGGAAGAGCGTCGTCACCGGCCGAGGCTGGGGGGCCGATGACGACGCTTCGAGGATCCGGGACCGGGGGCGAGAAGGAGCCCGTTACAGGGCGATGGTCTGGGGGAGGCCGCCGTTGTCTTCCTGGTCGGCGTCCTCGGTCACGAGTTCGTTGAGCTGGAACGGGGGCTCTTCCATCAACGTCGAGAGCTCACGAATACCCTCACGAGCAGAAGCGCAGTAGGGATTCGACTCGTCGTATCCCGCTGCGGCGATGACCTTTTCGTACGTCAGGATCGCTTTCGTCGGCTCCTCGAGGCCGCGGTGGAAGGTCTCGGCGACCGCCATCCGCGCGGCGAGGTCGTATGGGTTGAGCCTGAGGATCTTTGCGAGGAACACGAGGGCGTCGTTCCAGCGCTCCTCCCGCAGAGCCATCTCCGCCCGGCGGCGATAAAGGGCGATCTCGTCGTCGAGGGTGACCTCGGCCTTCGTCCGAACCACAGCCGGGCGAAGTGACCTCAGAAGTCGCTGAAAGCTCATTGCCTTTACCTCGCGTGGGAGCGCAATGCAAAGGTAAGCCACACCGGGAGTGAAATCAAGAGGTCTTCCAGAATTTTTTAGGCGACAGGGGTAATCGGCCTTATTTATATCGGTATCGCGCCCATGACGACATGGTCGGCACGTCTCGCTTCGATGAGAACCGGGCGATCGCCGAATGGAATTCGGTCGAGAACAGGACAGTTCCCGGGCAGAGCTCCGCCCTTTCGGGTCGGACAGAGGGATGGGAAGAGCCCTATTTCCGTCGGTTCGCGGCGTATTCGGCCGCGAGCAGGAGGGCGTCCCGGGGGTCGCCCTCGGGGAGGGTGAGGGCGAGGTCCCGCGCGCGTCCGGCGTACTCCTCGACCATCCTGCGGGCCTTCTCGAGCGCTCCGAGACGATCGACGATCTCCAGGATCGCGGAGACGGGCACCGAGACGAAGCCCTTCTCCGACATGACCGTCTCGATCGCCGTCCGCTCCGGGACAGTGGCATCGGGGAGGCTCAAGATGAGCGGGAGCGTCAGCTTTCCCTCGCGCAGGTCGGAGAGGACCGGCTTGCCCAGGTCCTCCTCGGAGGCGGTGTAGTCGAGGAGGTCGTCCTGGAGCTGGAAGGCGGTCCCGAGGGCGAGGCCGAAAGCCCACAGGGTCTCGGCGCGCTCTTCGGCTCCCGGGACGAGAAAGGCCGGTATCCGGCACGCCGCGGCGAACAGGAGAGCCGTCTTCCGCCTCACCACCTCGAGGTAGTCGCCGATCGTGAGGTCGACCGACCCCCGCCGCTCGGCGCCGAGGATCTCTCCCTCGGTCATCGCGAGGGTGACGTCGGCCAGGAGATCGAGGACGCGGACGTCCCCCTCCTCGAGCGCGACCTTCATCCCCTTCATGTAGAGGTAGTCGCCGAAGAGAACGGTCAGCTCGTTGCCCCAGCGCCGGTTCACGCTGACGCGCCCGCGGCGGCTGTCGGCCCCGTCGATGATGTCGTCGTGGACGAGCGTCGCCGTGTGGATCAGCTCCAGGACGGCCGCGTACTTCACGTCGACGGAGCCCTCGTAGCCGAGGAGCCGCGAGGCCAGGAGGAGAAGGGCGGGGCGGATCCGCTTGCCGCCACCGTCGACGAGGTATTCGCCGATGAGGGAGATGGTCGGGACGTCGGAGCGGGTCCGGCGCTCGAGCTCGTCCTCGACGCCCCTCAGCTTCTCCTCGACGAGCGCGAGGGCGCGGACGAGACGCTGGCCGTTGGCCCTCTCCTCAACCGGGAGATTCGCGAGGAGAAGGCGGTCCGTGAGGGAGGTCGAGTTCATCCGTTTGCGGGGCGGATCTTACCGTCCCTGCGTGCCTTACGCCCGGAGGGTCGCAGGAGATGCTCCCCGGGGCGCGAAACGCCCCTCAATTCCTGTAGTTCGAGAACTGCAGCGGAAGGCCGAAGTCCTTTTCCCTCAGCAGGGCGATGACGGACTGCAGGTCGTCCCGCTTCTTCCCGGAGACCCGCACCTGCTCTCCCTGGATCGCCGCCTGGACCTTGAGCTTGGCGTCCTTGATCGCCCGGACGATCTCCTTGGCCTTCTCGGTCTCGATTCCCTGCTGGATCGTGACGACCTGCCGCGCCGTTCCCTTCGCCGCCGGCTCGGCCGTGCCGTAGACGAGGGACTTCAGGCTGACGCTTCTCTTGACGAGCTTTCCCTGGAGGACGTCGTTCACCGCCTTGAGGCCGAAGTCGTCGTTGGCCGTCAGGACGATCTGGAGCTCCTTCTCCTTGAGCTCGATTCCCGCGGCGGTCCCCTTCAGGTCGAAGCGCTGCGCCACTTCCTTCTGGGCCTGCGCGACGGCGTTGACGACCTCGGGCATGGCGACTTCGGACACGATGTCGAAGCTGGGATCGGCCATATCTCTCCTCCGTCCCTCATTCTCCGACGACGCGGGTCCCCTTCGGGGGAACGAGTGCGAAGTCGGAGTGGGGGCGCTTTGCGCGCGGGGCCAGGTTCGTGAACGTGAACGTCGTCCGGTTCCCCTCGCCGTCGACGACGACGAGGCGCCGGACTTCGCCCGAAGGGGTTGCCAGGACGGCGACCGACGCGACGTCTCCCTCCGCGCGGGGTGTCAGGGTGAGGTCCACGAGGCCGTTCTCGGCGATTCTTGCCACGGCCGTGAATCGGTCGAGGACCTCGGTGGCGGGCTGGAGGAAGAGAAGCGGGAGGCGGGACTTCTCGGCGGCGGTGAGGGTCTTCAGCACGATCTGCTTGTCCGCCGCCACGTACTGCCGTGCCGCCTTGCCGTCGAACGTGTAGGCCTTCCCCTCCGGGCCGTCGTAGTCGAACCTCAGTGACGCCGGCGCCTGGATCGTCAGCGTGCCGGTCTCGGGGCTCGCGTCGGGAAAGCCGGACGGGGCGTAGCTCTGGACGAAGGTCATCGAGAACGCGGGCCTGGCCCTGTAGGTGTTCACGATGGCGCGCAGGAGCGCCGGGGCGTCGGGTGACTGGTCCCCGGTCAGGGGCGCCGCGGCGGAGAGCACGGCGGCGAGCGCCGCGGCCAGGTACGGAAGGGTGAAGGGCCTTCTCATGCTTTCGGGTAAGCGGGTTTCGTGCCGCCGCGTCAATGCCTGAAGTGACGCCGGCCGCTGAAGACGAGGGCCATTTCCCTCGCGTCGGCCGCGGCGATCACCTCGGCGTCCTTCACCGACCCGCCAGGCTCGACGCAGGCCGTGACACCGGCGTCGGCGAGGAGGAGAAGACCGTCGGGAAGGGGAAGAAGGCGTCGGAGGCGGCGCAGGCGCCCTTCGCCCGCTCGCCCGCCTTTCCGACGGCGTCGCCGGCCGCGTCGACGCGGCTCGTCCGGCCGCCGCCGATCCCGTAGGTCGCCTCTGCGCCGCCGATCACGATCGCGTTCGAGATGACGCCGGCGACAGCCCTTTCCAGGAACCGGAGCGCGTGCCACTCCGCCTCGGTCGGGGTCCGCTTCGTCACGACCTTCCACGTGGCCTCGTCTCCGGGCAGGACGTCGGCCTCCTGGACGAGCAGCCCTCCGTCGATCCCGCGCAGCTCGCGCCGCGTGCGGGGAGCCGGATCCGGGGCGACGGAGAGGAGGCGCAGGTTCGGCTTCCTCGCGAAGACGGCGCGCGCATCGTCTGTCACCCCTTCGCAGACGACGACCTCGAGGAACTTCGCCGTCATCGCCTCGGCCGCGGCGCGGTCGAGGACACCGGTGTACGCGAGGACGCCGCCGAAGCCCGAAACGGGGTCCGAAGCCCACGCCGCCTCGAACGCCGCCGCAGCCGTTTCGCTTCGCGCGATCCCGCACGGGATCCGGTGCTTGACGATCGTCAGGGCGCCGCGCGGCAGGAGGCGCGAGGTGAAGAGGGCGGAGTCGGCGTCGAGGAGGTTCGTGTACGAGAGCTCCTTGCCCTGGTGGAGGGCGAAGCTCGCGAGTGCCGAAGGAGGCGCGGCCGGGTCCCGGTAGAAGGCCCCCGCCTGGTGCGGGTTCTCGCCGTAGCGGAGCGTGCCGCCGAGCTCGAAGGCGAGCGGGAGGCGCTCGGGGAACGACGCGCCCTCCGTCCGGGCCGACAGCCACGTCGAGATCGCGGCGTCGTAAGCCGCCGTCCTGCGGAAGACCTTCGCCGCCAGGCGCTTTCTCGTGCCCAGGGTCGAGCCGCCGGCGTTGGCGTCGAGCTCGGCGGCGAACGCAGGGTAGTCGGACGGGTCGCAGAGGACGGCGACGTGGGCGTGGTTCTTGGCGGCCGCGCGAAGGAGAGAGGGGCCGCCGACGTCGATCTTCTCGATCCCCTGGGCGAAGGTCGTCGCGACGCTCGCCACCGTCTCCTCGAACGGGTACAGGTTCACGACGACGACGTCGATCGGGCCGATGCCGTTCTCGCCCGCCTGCTCGACGTGCCTCGGGACCGCCCGGTCGAAGAGGACGCCGCCGAACAGGGCCGGGTGGAGCGTCTTGACCCGCCCGTCGAAGACCTCGGGGAAGCCGGTCACGTCGGCGACCTGGGTCACCGCGAGGCCGGCGTCGGAAAGGTGCTTCCCGGTGCCGCCCGTCGAGACGAGCTCGAAACCGTGGCGGATGAGGGCGTTTGCGAGGTCGAGGAGGCCGCTGCGGTCGGAGACGGACAGGAGGGCGCGCTTCGTGCTCATCGGACGGGGTACGGTCCTTTCGATTCGGGGCGCGTGGTGGCGACCGACGCGTCGCCGCCGGCGGTGTTCCAGATCCAGGCGAGGAGCCGTGCGGAGAGGGTCAGGCCGGAGTCGTACGCCTCGCGCGCCGAAGCGGCCGGGAGGCGCGCGCCGACGAGCGTCTCGGGAGCGTCGAACGGGCGCGGAGAGAAGCCGAGAAAGCTCGACCCGCTTCGGGCGAGGGCGAGGAGTGCCGTCTCGCTCGAAGCCGTGCCCGCCGGCGGATAGAGGAGCGAGGCCTCGGCCACGAGCCCTCCCGCCTCGTAGGCGACGTCCGCGAAGGGGCGGTGATCGCGTATGGCCTGCGCGATCCGGCGGGTGCCGGCGGCGAGCGCGGCCCGACGGGCGGCGGCGTCGCGGGTCGGAGAGGCCGCGAGGCCGGCCTTGACCCCCTCCATCAACCGCCCGGGGTTCTTCGCGAGCATCCGCTTGAAGTCGGGCGGGGCGGCCGCTGCGGCGTCCGCCGCCATCAGCCCGACGGCCGGAACGGGCCAGCGGACAGCCGCCGCGGGCAGGGCGTCGGCCGCGACGAGCAGGAGCGGAAAGAGGAGGGCGAGCGGTCGAACTCTCATTCGCGGCCGGATTCTACGGTCCGTCGTCAGAAGCTCCTCAGGAAGACGAGGTAGAGGACGAAGCCCGTCTGACCGCGGTTTCTCCCGACGACCGGGAGGCCCGCCTCGAGCTGGACGAGGGTCGACCAGGGGCCGGAGAACTGGCCCGAGACACCTGCCCCGCCGAAGTTCACCCAGTCGTAGCCGGCGGCCGGGTCGTTCACGACGGCATGGTCGTAGAGCGCCTGCAGCCGGAAGAGCTTCCCGACGACGACGCCGTACGCGACCTTGGCCGTGACGGCCTCCTCGGCGCGCAGGCTTCCCGAGCGGAAGCCGCGGAGCGACGTGCCTCCGAAGTAGCCGAACTGGACCTTCGAGAAACGGTCGGCGTTCGACGTCCCCACGTAGGAGACGCTCGTGTCGATCCGCTGGAAGCGGGGGAGGTCGAACGTCTTCGCGAGGGCGAGCGAGAAGAGCTGGAACTGGTCCTTCCCCTCGTCCCACTCCGCATTCCCGGGGTAGCCCCACGGATCCCACCTCGACCGGAGGTTCAGCGAATACTTCCCGACGGCGTTCCACCCCCGCAGGTCCCACGAGAGGCGTCCCTCGAGGCGCGTCACGAGGTGGTCGGAAGGGACGGCGAACGCCGGGTCGGTGTCGTCTCCTGACGCGTAGTCGCGCCATGTGCCGCCGAGCGTACCGGTCAGCTTCAGGTGGCGAGTGAGGGGGTAGCCGACGTTCAGGTTCGCGGCGAAGGACCGGGCCTTCACCGTCGTCTCCTCGATCTTCTCGCCGTCTTCCCAGAGGGTGTCGTCGCCCCGGATCAGGTTCGCGAAGGCGTCCACCCCGAGGTCGAGGTTCGTCCCGAAGAGGTTCGGGTCGTTGTACGAGCCGGCCATGATCGGACCGCCGAAGAAGCCTTGCACCTGCTTGCGCTTCTTCGCGAAGTCGAGGTCGATGTAGTAGAGGCCGAGAAGGGGCAGGGGGTAGTCGAACGAGTCGTCGTAGAAGACGCCGCCCAGGCCGAAGAGGCGCGAGGTCTTCTCGTCCTGGACGACGACGCGCTCGCCGTCCTTCTGCTTCTCGAGGTACCGAACGCCCTGGTCGGTGTCGCGGACCATGACCTGGTTGCCGGCGAGCGCCTCCGCGCGCCGACTCTCATAGTCGGAGGGGTCGAGGCGGACATCGATGAGGTCGGTCGTTCGCTCGAGCGTCGTCGTCCGCGAGAAGGTGCGCAGGATCGACTGCCCTCTCGTGGCGACCGGAAGGAGAAGGGGCGGGCCGCCGTCGGGAGCCGCCACCTCGGAGAAGTCGGTCGTCTCGTCGACCGACTGCACCTCGCCCGTGAGGTTCAGCTGCCTCGCGACGACGCGACGGAGCGAGAAGTCGGCCTTTCCGATGTAGACCTTGCCGGCGTAGATCGCCTTGGCCTTGAACCCCTCGCTCGGCTCGAAGCCCAGGATCCAGGTGGGGACGCCGTCTGCTTCCCCTTCGCCGTCCAGCTCGTAGCGGTAAGCCTCGTTGAACGTGAGATTGAGCGGGAGCTCGGAGACCTTCTCCGGCTGCAGGAGCGGCAGCTCGGGGGCCTTCTTTCCCTTCCACCGCACGCCGTTGAAGTAGGTCGTCTGCCACGACCAGTCGAAGCCCTTGCCCCGTTCATAGAAGAAAGGCCCCTCGAACGTCAGCTCGAAGGTCGTGGGGAAGCCCTCGAGCCGGAAGCGGTAGGAGGTGCGGTTCGTGGCCGAGAAGCGCGTCCAGCGGGCGTCGCGTCCGGCGCGCCAGGCCTGGTGCTTCGCGAGGATCTCCTCGACGGTGAGCCCGCGGACGGCGGTGACGTCGGTTGCAGCGCGCGTCGCCTCGGACGGCGCCTTCTCGCGTGCGGTCAGGACGATGGCGAGCGGCCCGTTCGCGGTCGTGAGCGAGAGGCGCGGCGTTCCGGACTTCGGGAGGTCGAAGCTGCGGGAGCGGCCGGTGGCGAGGTCGAAGACTTCGGCGGTCGTGTAGGAGGGGGAATCGAGCTCCAGGACGAGGGGCCCCCGGGCTTCCAGGCCCGCAGCATCCGCGCCCGTCACGAGGACGACGCCGCCGAGGTCGGTTCCCTTCGCGAACCGGAAGACGGACAGCGCCTTCCCCTCCGGCGTCCGGGCGGACCCGCTCCGGCCGTCGCGGTTCACGTCGCCCGCGAGGAGGGCCCCGAGGCGGTCCAGGAGGGGGACGCCCGCGGGATCGGCGAGCGGGGCGGCGACGACCGGGGCGTCGACCCCGG
The genomic region above belongs to Holophagales bacterium and contains:
- a CDS encoding outer membrane lipoprotein carrier protein LolA, whose translation is MRRPFTLPYLAAALAAVLSAAAPLTGDQSPDAPALLRAIVNTYRARPAFSMTFVQSYAPSGFPDASPETGTLTIQAPASLRFDYDGPEGKAYTFDGKAARQYVAADKQIVLKTLTAAEKSRLPLLFLQPATEVLDRFTAVARIAENGLVDLTLTPRAEGDVASVAVLATPSGEVRRLVVVDGEGNRTTFTFTNLAPRAKRPHSDFALVPPKGTRVVGE
- a CDS encoding CTP synthase — translated: MSTKYVFITGGVVSGLGKGIAGASLAALLEARGFKVTLQKLDPYLNVDPGTMSPFQHGEVFVTDDGAETDLDLGHYERFTSAVTGKANSITAGKIYQTVIEKERRGDYLGKTVQVIPHVTDEIKDCIRRVSADNDVVIVEIGGTVGDIESLPFLEAIRQFRKDVGRGNALNIHVTLVPYIAASDELKTKPTQHSVKELLSIGIKPDILLCRADRAIPEEMKKKIALFCNVDEPAVITARDVATIYECPLAFAREGLDQIVLDYLSLPHSERDLTRWDQIVNRWKNPAGEVTIAIVGKYVALGDSYKSLNEALHHGGIANNVKVRLEYVDSEDLETTGYPETLSQADAILVPGGFGRRGIEGMLRAIRYARETKVPFFGICLGMQCAVIEFARNVCGLANANSTEFDANAPHKVIYKLRDLIGIEALGGTMRLGKYPCELADGSTARRAYGETLIHERHRHRYEVNQEFLPILREAGLAVTGVSPDRKFVEMVELPDHPWFLGCQFHPEFKSKPTAAHPLFRDFVRAARAHQAARKEGVAQKTASLDPPVAVPANLPPPNGQTA
- the kdsB gene encoding 3-deoxy-manno-octulosonate cytidylyltransferase, which translates into the protein MGAQRFPGKPLHPIAGVPLVVRVLRQALKSRRAHAVLVATDDERIAAAVREAGGTAVMTPSDLPSGTDRVRAAVAGTDATIVVNVQGDEPLMEPENIDRVIEYLLDHPEVPLATVARPIDDPAVIADPNVVKVVRGDDGRALYFSRSPIPFRRNAEPGLPTWKHLGLYGYRREALDTWTSLPPHPLERAESLEQLRALAAGLVMAVLPAVGDSIGVDTPADAEAVERFLENEAVAGGAARTVLAGAEGGER
- a CDS encoding polyprenyl synthetase family protein is translated as MNSTSLTDRLLLANLPVEERANGQRLVRALALVEEKLRGVEDELERRTRSDVPTISLIGEYLVDGGGKRIRPALLLLASRLLGYEGSVDVKYAAVLELIHTATLVHDDIIDGADSRRGRVSVNRRWGNELTVLFGDYLYMKGMKVALEEGDVRVLDLLADVTLAMTEGEILGAERRGSVDLTIGDYLEVVRRKTALLFAAACRIPAFLVPGAEERAETLWAFGLALGTAFQLQDDLLDYTASEEDLGKPVLSDLREGKLTLPLILSLPDATVPERTAIETVMSEKGFVSVPVSAILEIVDRLGALEKARRMVEEYAGRARDLALTLPEGDPRDALLLAAEYAANRRK
- a CDS encoding YajQ family cyclic di-GMP-binding protein, encoding MADPSFDIVSEVAMPEVVNAVAQAQKEVAQRFDLKGTAAGIELKEKELQIVLTANDDFGLKAVNDVLQGKLVKRSVSLKSLVYGTAEPAAKGTARQVVTIQQGIETEKAKEIVRAIKDAKLKVQAAIQGEQVRVSGKKRDDLQSVIALLREKDFGLPLQFSNYRN